TGAGGGGCATATTCTTGCAGCGGGACCCCGCTTCGCGGAACCAACAATTGCCCTAACTGTTTCTGGCGGACACACGCAATTAGTTTTAGTAAAGGGCGTTGGAAGATATAAAATTATCGGGGAAACACGAGATGACGCTGCTGGTGAATGTTTTGATAAAGTAGCTAAATTGCTTGGACTTGGATATCCTGGAGGACCAATAATTTCTAAGATAGCATCAAAAATTCAGCCTACGGCTGACCACCCGCAGGGTGGCAAATTACCACGTCCAATGATTCAACATAAAAATTATGATTTTAGTTTTTCCGGATTAAAAACAGCGGTTTTGTATACAATAAAAGATTTAAAAAAGATTAATATTCCGGAAATGTGTTATGAGGTTCAGCAAGCGATTATTGATGTTTTAATTGATAAAACCCTACGCGCTGCTAAAGAATATAAAGCTAAAACCATAATCTTGGCTGGCGGAGTTGCGGCAAATCAGGAATTGCGGAAACAAATGGCAAAAGAAATAAAAAAACAAATTCCTGATTCAAGATTTTTGATTCCTGATTTTAAGCTCTGCACTGATAATGGCGCAATGATTGCAATGGCAGGTTTTCTGAATCGTAAAAAGGCCTGCCATGCTGTCGTAAAACAACTCTCTAAAATTAAAGCTGATGCGAATTTAAGAATAAGTTAAAAAATGATATAATATAATCATGGAAATACCGAAAGCGTACGATCCGAAACAGGTTGAAAATAAAATCTATAACCTTTGGGAAAAAGGTAAATTTTTTGCGCCTAGAGGTAAGGGTAAGCCATTCGTCATTACCATTCCTCCGCCAAATATTACCGGCTCCTTACATATGGGCCACGCGCTGAATAATACAATCCAAGATGTAATGATTAGATATTATAGAATGAAGCAAGTTCCGTCTCTTTGGATTCCAGGAACAGACCACGCTGGCATTGCCACACAAAATAAAGTTGAAAAAGAATTGAAAAAACAAGGTCTTTCCCGTTATGCCCTCGGCAAGGAAAAATTTATTGAACGCGTATGGCAATGGAAAGAAAAATACGGCAATGAAATTTTAAACCAGCTTAAAAAATTGGGCTGTTCATGCGACTGGTCGCGTTTGCGCTTTACTTTAGATAAAGAATATTCCAAAGCAGTTGAAACCGCATTTCTGCATTATTACAAAAAGGGATGGATTTACCAAGGTCCGAGAATCGTGAACTGGTGTCAGCGCTGCACTACTGCGATTTCTGATATTGAAATAAAACACGTGCCACACAAGACGAAATTATGGTATATAAAATATCCCTTAGCCCCTCGACAGGCTCGGGGCGACCACGATTTCATCGTGGTCGCGACAACCAGACCTGAAACTATGCTTGGCGATACTGCTGTTGCTGTTAATCCAAAAGATGCTAGATATAAAAATTTAGTGGGAGAAAAAGTTATTTTACCCC
This is a stretch of genomic DNA from Patescibacteria group bacterium. It encodes these proteins:
- the tsaD gene encoding tRNA (adenosine(37)-N6)-threonylcarbamoyltransferase complex transferase subunit TsaD, which translates into the protein MITLGIETSCDDTGIAVIKVSRKRKPVFDILSNIVSSQIKIHAPFGGVVPNFAAREHLKNIEPCLKTALKEANKTIQDVDLIAVTIGPGLIPSLLIGVNFAKALAYKYKIPIIGINHIEGHILAAGPRFAEPTIALTVSGGHTQLVLVKGVGRYKIIGETRDDAAGECFDKVAKLLGLGYPGGPIISKIASKIQPTADHPQGGKLPRPMIQHKNYDFSFSGLKTAVLYTIKDLKKINIPEMCYEVQQAIIDVLIDKTLRAAKEYKAKTIILAGGVAANQELRKQMAKEIKKQIPDSRFLIPDFKLCTDNGAMIAMAGFLNRKKACHAVVKQLSKIKADANLRIS